Within Solea solea chromosome 1, fSolSol10.1, whole genome shotgun sequence, the genomic segment TAcatcattttagttttattcttacatttattatatttcatCTCCCATCTCTATCATTTCTGTATGAATTTATATCATATGAATAGGTAAACCAGCCATTTGATgaagatatacagtattatgACACATGTATATCTCATGAATAGATAAACCAGCCATTTGAtgaagatatacagtattttgacAAATTAATCCTATCTCGTTTGTCTTACTTGCATTTTAAACCCACAATTTGACAAAGACCCCTTTATGGGTTCCTATCTGGTCTCTATGAATGACTGTTTTATGTGGTGTCTAATTGTACATGTGATGACATGTTTGCTTCTGAAGCAGTTCTTAAACTTAATTCTTATCCccgttttttgttttccagccCTCCCTCGAGAATTCGAGCCCAGGTACATGTTGTTCTTAAATTTGAAACTTGTTTTACATAATTGTTCaaataatcattaaataaataaaaatgttaagcAAACGCAATAACAGAAATATATTGTCCATCATTTTCTTGTAGTTTGTGTAACCATTTAGGGTTCcaaataatgttacaaaattctcaattataatttaaaatcaAGAGAGTTTGGGGAATGCAGTAAAACACTAAGTATTAGTGCCTTCTGATAATGcctaaacattttaaatgaaaatacactttaattGATAGTCTTTTTCCTGGATTTGTAATAACATGTGTTCCTTGTCATATTCTTTAATGAacataaatggcattttaataGTTTAAAAGCGTGTCATTTACTACGCTCATATAAGCTCATATACTCTAAATTTACAGCCTGTCTTTAAATTTTGGGCGTATTTTTCTAGGAGGTTCAGCAGGTACAGATGACCGTGATTTCGACCCATCGGTAGAAATGCTTGTCCATGACTTTGATGATGAGCGCAccctggaggaagaggaaatgatgGAAGCAGCAGATGAGACCAACGTCAATGAGATTGAAGATCTTGCACGGGTTTGTTTCAGGTTTTCAGCACGTCCGTTTTTTTCAGCCCCATGTCCTTTTTACGGTTCATTGTGAagtgtcatttttcatttgtaacAGGAGGGAGAGATGCCCATTCATGAGCTCCTGAGTCTGTACGGTTATGGCGGTGGATCAACAGCAGAtgaggacgaagaggaggaagaggagccagaggaagaagaggatgacgatgaggaggaggatgaagaagaggatCTTGACAATGATGAAAGTAGCAGGAGCACTGGCGAGTTGAAGAGGAatgaggtgtgtttgtgttgacaatCATGCTCTTTTGGAAACGACTGACTCTTCGGTGTAATTTCAGCAGACTAAACATTTGTGATCATATGTGCATGTTTTAGGGTAAGAGTGTTAAGGACTCATCAGGACCTGGGAGTGAGACACAGGCAGCCCCTGAATCCCGCACACGTTCAGTCAGGTCCCTCGGCACAGTGGAACTTATTCGTGCTCAGAAgttaatttattttgaaagtatgtTCCTCCTTCTTTTTGCCCCTTATGTTTTGTTcgttgttttaaaaaagcacagtaGATCATTTTGTGCGATGCACCTCATTAAAATGGTTTCACGTATTTTCAGACAATAATGACGCAGAGGAGGAGTCGGATGAAGATGAGGACTATGTTCCATCAGAAGACTGGAAAAAGGTATGCAAGAGCATCATGTAATCTGTCAGTCTTGAACATGTGCTGTTAGGTTAAATAGGATTTTTACAACACTGGAAAATGCATTTGTTATACTTTACCTATGAAAGTGTGGTTTCTTCAAATGCTGACTAGGGTTTTGCTTGACTGGCTTCAAACCTGACCTAACAGGATAAAAGGTAGATATAGCTGGCGAGACGAGgaatgtgtggactgatgagaaaaccacaacattctCCCACTTAGTGCAAGAAATACATTTTACTACAATAATAAATTGTAGCAGCAATGAAATGCCACCATATATCACCAGCTGCTGGCGCTTATCGTCAACTTGCACCTACGTATCCTTCTGTCATGTCATAGACTTTGGAGCCACCCACTGCTTTTCTCAGTGATCTAACAGTTGATTAAAACCTACATCCACATTTTTCTTTACCAAGTctttaaaattttattttaatgggaACTCCTAAAATAAACCTATTTCagggaaaacacagaaatgttcaGATCCATGTTAGATTATGGGGTAATTTATGTGTAATTGTATTCAGTTTAAACCGTGTGTTTATTCCCAACAGGAAATTATGGTGGGTTCTATGTACCAGGCAGAAACCCCCATTGGCCTgtgtaaatataaagaaaacGAAAAAGGTGAGATAGTTGTTCTGCTGATCATTCTATTCACAGCTGCATAAAATATTACCATTGTGGATTACACAGATTACACAAGGCATAGAGATCGTAAACATAGTATGCCGTTGGTATAATAAGGATAATGTCTATTCTGCTGTTTGTGAATTTGTCCTGCAGTTTATGAAAATGATGACCAGTTATTGTGGAACCCAGAGAGTCTACCTGAAGGCAAAGTAGTGGAGTTTTTGACGGAGGCGTCAAGGCGAACAGGAGATGAGAAGGGAGTGGATGCTATTCCAGAGGGATCTCATATCAAAGACAACGAACAAGTGAGACGAATGCACCTGTAGTATGTAGAAGACATGGCTGCCTGTTGCCTATGTTCTCATTGTCATGAAAATACCAACATATTAATCCCTTATGGGGCTTTTTTAATTTAGCAAAAGCCTGGTTTAACATATTCCTCTGTGCCATATAGCTTCAGAGCAATTAGCACTGATCAGTGATGCAAGGGGTGATCTGTTTCTTCGTTTCAGTGAACACTGTCATTGTTGTCTATTTTGAATTGATCACAACCAGTTGCTGCTGATGAGAAATGAACTATAAGCACGTTAAAAATGCATAATGGAGCTGAGAACAAGAGACAGGCTGGAGACttaatattttaacatgtatgtAATGGAAACATGTTTGATTGTCTGTTTCCCTGCAGGCACTATATGAACTAGTGAAATGTGACTTTGACACAGAGGAAGCTTTAAGAAGACTTAGATTTAATGTGAAAGCAGCCAGAGGTAAGACAACTCAAACGgcttttcacattttctcctcTTATCTTCTCCTCTTGTTTTCTCACATACAAAATTACTGATCTGCGGTTCTGTTGCAGGCTATACTAATTGTGATTATACCTTTTAAACCACTGTAATACAGCTGTAACAATAACGTTTATGTCATTTGTAACAGAGGAGCTGTCTGTCTGGACTGAGGAGGAATGTAGAAACTTTGAACAAGGACTAAAAGCATATGGGAAAGATTTCCATTTAATACAGGCCAATAAGGTAAGACAAGTGTTAAAAAGCTCATTCAGATTAATATTGATAAAATTAATATAAGTTGTTGttgcatgaataaaaaaattaatcttgATGTGTTTGCTATGTGGCCATTTAAAACTTGCTGCACGTTTAGACTAATCTTTACagtctttattttactttctatGACTTTTGTCCTAAAGAGTCATTTgatttgtcaatttttgaagTTGTGTTGAATCATCTCCTCAGATGATGGTAATAATGGTCATTTCATGTCTGCTGAATTAAATCTTTCAGGTGAGAACTAGGTCTGTAGGAGAATGTGTGGCCTTTTATTACATGTGGAAGAAGTCTGAGCGTTATGATTTCTTTGCACAGCAAACCAGACTTGGGAAAAGGAAATACAACCTTCACCCTGGTGTCAcgtaagttttatttatttatttattcttatatGTGCAGTTGTGAAAGATGTGTATtgttaatgtaaaaatgatggaaTTCCTGTTTTGTGTTGGTGGACTGCTAAAAGAAATGAAGGGAACACTTAATCATCACAGTCTGATTGTATGTGTGATTTTGAATTCAGTCTTTAATGGGttggtgattttgtttttaattgatggatgttacatttatattgtcGTCATTAAATAATTCAAGTTATATCAGCAAAGATTTTTAGTTGAAACATaagtttttatttgtgatttaGGCGTTcccttcattttatttgaacagtATAGTTATATGTTGTTTGGAGTTTTACTAACATCAAAAGCACCATCGCATATcaaacatattattatataaacagactctcatttaaatgttttatgacGCTATGTAAACCAGTTCTGTTCATATTTGCAAGTTTTTGTACAATTTCTAAAGTGGTGGATGAATTATGTTCAGTGTTGTTGCATTGTGCGTAAAAAGGCACCAGAGTCTAATATAACTAATAATCTaatataatttcattttatgtcaaaatggataaatgagtaaaaaaatacAGAGTACAGTACGACATGCAGACATACCTGTGGTCACTGCATCACAACATCAGGGGTTGAGGTGATGTGTAACAGTCTGTGTCCTGCTGTGTGTCATCAGAGACTACATGGACAGATTACTGGATGAGACGGAGAGCGCAACATCCAGCAGAGCGGCGTCGCCTCCTCCCACTACGTCCAGCAGCAGCGCCAGTCACTCTGAGAGGGAGGACAGCAGCAGTCAGAATGGTGAGCTGACACGTACTTTTATaattacacgcacacacagatggcTATTTAAAAGGCTGTTAACGTTCAAATTTTAGAGAGAATTCACAATTTACAATTTCATGAATTCTGTTTACTTTTGGAGGGAAATGGACATTAAAGttcagcacatatgagtggacagtGTGGTTGGCAGCTGTCCACTAGGAGCCTGTTCGTAAAACATGGCACAGGCCAAATTGTGGTTCTGGAGGCTTCAGAATGAGAGTTTAGATTCTTATTGTTGTTCGTGCTACACTGAGGGTGATGCAGTTCtggaagcagcagaagcagcagcagcagaaatgtaaaatactgCACTGCCTCTCGTGCCGCTAGCAGCTTCATTGTCAATAAGGGGCTGTAGGCAGTTGCAAAGTTGCATTACATTTCTTACGCTGCAGGACAAAtgatatttaatgaattatCCAGCAATATCTCTATGAACAGCAAAGTTAGAAGTGTAATAACTGTAAATATGTGTAACTTTATCAACAGTTTCAATGGGACACTTCTGCAACTTTTGGCATTTGTACGATCTCAATTTTCATCCTTCTTTTACAGGTATTGCAGGCCACAATTCCAGCAACCCGATGGATGGCCCTCAGTTCCCCCCGGCAAATCAAGTCAAAGTTGAGCCAGCTCAGACCAACGGTCCCTCCGTCCCTGTGGTAGAACCTCCTCCAGTTCCAGACAACAACTCCAACGGCTGCAGCCAGCCCACAGCACCAAGCCATGACAGAAACGGTTCTCTGGAGCCTCCGCTTGACCACAGAGACACGGTGGcggtgacacacagtgacaggccGGCCAAGGTGTGCAGGACGGAGGCAGAGCCTTTGGGCCAAAGTGAGGTGGAACCATCTAGAACCTCGGAGAACTGAAGGAGCCAGAGCCTGATGGTGTTCACTAATACATGCTTATATGGggtggacaaaaatgtccctaTGTCAGGCTGACGAGCCCCTTTGGCCTGCGAGCACAGCGTCTCCTGAGAGCTAAGACTCACTCCAATAAGGTCAAAGGTTTGAAGAACGCAGTCTACCGATCTGCAGCCGGTCGTCCAGAAGGGACAGTGTACGTCCCTGTCCCCCGAACCCATCCGTACACTGACCGTCTGCAAAGCTCATCCCAAAGTTCCACAGCTCAATATCTCGTCTCATAGTTCACAATCTTTATTCCCTTTTCTGGAGACTTTCTGCCaagaatttccttttttttctatttgttctcaaagaaaaatgtgtcaccggtgatatttttttacacaaagaaatatttatattttttaaacaaaggaaATCTATAATGGGTAATTACTGTTCAAGCCATTTGAGCATTTGATGAatccgatgacttttttttttaaagaaaaaccaATAATGTGCTCAAGCTGTTGTCTTAAAGAGGCAAAATAGGACAGATAGGCTGGTGCTGTCGCTGGCTCACTTTAGTTGCACTTTGTACGTGTCTCATGGTTGGTCGATCAGGAGTGGTGACAAAAACCCAGCAGACTAAACATTTTCACTCCTTCATTTGTAACCCGGCTCTGGCCCTGTATCATGGCTGTTAGTCTATGATGAATAAACCCGTGGGTTTGTCTCCCTCAGcaggtttgtttgtgtaaagGAGCTGACATCAGTGATGTCCTGTACTATATAAGTCATGTAGAAGATTGCTGTATTTTTGGATTTTCATAGTCAGTGCTTTGCTCAACGCTTTGTTTCTACTAGACAGAATGTTCATGGTTTTTAATGTAAAGTTTGTATAGATTTCTTACCTTGAGCAGTTGgtaaatttttttaatgtaactgtATGTTTATCTCTGTATTTTCTGGTCTTCCGTGTTGGCTTTGCTTATTTGTCGAGAAACTCTTTTTGCCTGAGATGGATGTAATAAAGTAGCCattcctctttccctctctgtttGGCAGCACTTCTCATTCCTGTGTGACCCTGCTTCTTCTGTGCattaaaggaaaaagaaaatccacattCGTGGTTGAGTGTGCTGCTTATTGCTGCTTCATTTCAACCACGTTGTCTCCACAGTGAGTGGCTTCCGAGCTGTGAAAGAGACCCATGTTTTTTGTTCAGTTGCCGTGAAGCAGAACTCTTTTACTTTGTACTCAACATTCTCAAATTTAAGATAGGTTTGTCTCGGATAATGTTGATCCTTgtagtttctctctctttaatctctgttctctgtaaataacaacatgaataaaaatgaagtaTATTCCGAGACTGGCTATGAATGGAATAACATTGgctttatttaataaatgtattactGAAGTTGTCATAGTGTGAGTCTTGAGTATTGTTCAGTTCAGGTTTCCTACTTCAAGTTGTATACAGTAAAAGCACTTAGTGAGTGAACAatcaaaaactgtttttaaagctATTATGTTATGCTTAAAGTGCtactttaaatgtgtaaaaaaaaaaaaaaaaaacttacactgaaagataaaaatatttattaatttctcagatgtaaatgattataaaagattgtgtttgaaaatata encodes:
- the mier1b gene encoding mesoderm induction early response protein 1b isoform X1; this translates as MTEPSLENSSPGGSAGTDDRDFDPSVEMLVHDFDDERTLEEEEMMEAADETNVNEIEDLAREGEMPIHELLSLYGYGGGSTADEDEEEEEEPEEEEDDDEEEDEEEDLDNDESSRSTGELKRNEGKSVKDSSGPGSETQAAPESRTRSVRSLGTVELIRAQKLIYFENNNDAEEESDEDEDYVPSEDWKKEIMVGSMYQAETPIGLCKYKENEKVYENDDQLLWNPESLPEGKVVEFLTEASRRTGDEKGVDAIPEGSHIKDNEQALYELVKCDFDTEEALRRLRFNVKAAREELSVWTEEECRNFEQGLKAYGKDFHLIQANKVRTRSVGECVAFYYMWKKSERYDFFAQQTRLGKRKYNLHPGVTDYMDRLLDETESATSSRAASPPPTTSSSSASHSEREDSSSQNGIAGHNSSNPMDGPQFPPANQVKVEPAQTNGPSVPVVEPPPVPDNNSNGCSQPTAPSHDRNGSLEPPLDHRDTVAVTHSDRPAKVCRTEAEPLGQSEVEPSRTSEN
- the mier1b gene encoding mesoderm induction early response protein 1b isoform X2, which gives rise to MTEPSLENSSPGGSAGTDDRDFDPSVEMLVHDFDDERTLEEEEMMEAADETNVNEIEDLAREGEMPIHELLSLYGYGGGSTADEDEEEEEEPEEEEDDDEEEDEEEDLDNDESSRSTGELKRNEGKSVKDSSGPGSETQAAPESRTRSVRSLGTVELIRAQKLIYFENNNDAEEESDEDEDYVPSEDWKKEIMVGSMYQAETPIGLCKYKENEKVYENDDQLLWNPESLPEGKVVEFLTEASRRTGDEKGVDAIPEGSHIKDNEQALYELVKCDFDTEEALRRLRFNVKAAREELSVWTEEECRNFEQGLKAYGKDFHLIQANKQTRLGKRKYNLHPGVTDYMDRLLDETESATSSRAASPPPTTSSSSASHSEREDSSSQNGIAGHNSSNPMDGPQFPPANQVKVEPAQTNGPSVPVVEPPPVPDNNSNGCSQPTAPSHDRNGSLEPPLDHRDTVAVTHSDRPAKVCRTEAEPLGQSEVEPSRTSEN